Proteins encoded together in one Musa acuminata AAA Group cultivar baxijiao chromosome BXJ3-6, Cavendish_Baxijiao_AAA, whole genome shotgun sequence window:
- the LOC103989234 gene encoding transcription factor TCP5-like, which yields MIRSSREEGELTGQDVGTSESKAQPSLRSWTAHNNPRIVRVSRTFGGKDRHSKVTTIRGLRDRRVRLSVPTAIQLYDLQDKLGFNQPSKVVDWLLSAAQHEIDKLPPLEMLPGNLFRFPHPVANSHVTGSAHAYSGNAVGDDDEYTHRDKAQRLASSSSLATEDIFISNVADGTSMMPKAVNLDVLPRSKEKEALKDHGVVLGNSAITYNPYYHLETPNAYSYDHSEVPHGHHPVAILASYMAAASKVEPQQYSHLQMASSESSANALRTSLHAAIPNLMVLHKRNTASEHHHQDHHQT from the coding sequence ATGATCCGTAGTTCAAGAGAAGAAGGGGAACTCACCGGGCAAGATGTCGGCACCAGCGAGAGCAAGGCTCAACCAAGTTTGAGATCATGGACGGCACACAACAATCCAAGAATTGTTCGAGTCTCGCGAACCTTTGGAGGGAAAGATAGGCACAGCAAGGTCACGACCATAAGGGGATTGAGGGATCGGCGCGTGAGGCTTTCGGTGCCTACAGCAATTCAATTGTATGACCTTCAAGATAAGCTCGGCTTCAATCAACCTAGCAAAGTTGTGGATTGGCTTCTCAGTGCTGCTCAGCATGAGATCGATAAGCTTCCCCCACTCGAAATGCTCCCGGGAAATCTCTTTCGGTTTCCTCATCCCGTGGCGAACTCTCACGTGACAGGTTCGGCTCATGCTTACTCCGGCAACGCCGttggtgatgatgatgagtaCACTCACAGAGACAAAGCTCAACGATTAGCATCATCGTCTAGTTTGGCAACTGAAGATATCTTTATCAGCAACGTTGCGGACGGCACAAGCATGATGCCGAAAGCTGTCAACTTGGATGTTCTTCCGAGGAGCAAAGAGAAAGAAGCTTTGAAGGATCATGGTGTTGTGTTGGGGAACAGTGCAATCACCTACAATCCCTACTACCATTTGGAGACACCAAATGCTTACTCGTATGATCACAGTGAAGTGCCACATGGTCACCATCCAGTGGCAATACTTGCATCATACATGGCCGCTGCATCCAAAGTGGAACCCCAGCAGTATAGCCACCTTCAAATGGCAAGCTCAGAATCATCTGCAAATGCTCTCAGAACTTCTCTCCATGCAGCAATCCCAAACTTGATGGTTCTCCACAAAAGGAACACCGCATCAGAACACCACCATCAAGATCACCATCAGACATAG